In a genomic window of Thermostichus vulcanus str. 'Rupite':
- a CDS encoding cytochrome c oxidase subunit II, protein MSALNNIILVAVGILLTVASIWYGQNHHLLPASAADSAPLFDSLFNSTITVATGIFLIVQGVLIYSAIRYRKRRGDEGDGAPDHGNVLLEIVWTAVPAIIILWLGVASLDVYQAINSGVDAGGHAHSGMAMAMEESSYEAKDPSYAYTPVVVSGGEVGQPDLVVQVQGMQYAWVFTYPESGLVASELHLPLNKRVRLDMTALDVNHAFWVPQFRLKQDVIPGRETHLEFVPSKLGEYPIVCAELCGPYHGVMGGQLFVDTPEAFASWQEEQILAARSDGSTLALAPEVQPESAFAKAQHHRLGIPEDIHVLHRQFGSQSSG, encoded by the coding sequence GTGAGCGCGCTCAACAACATTATCTTGGTTGCTGTCGGGATCCTTCTGACCGTCGCCAGTATTTGGTACGGGCAAAACCACCATCTTCTGCCCGCATCAGCTGCCGATTCCGCTCCTCTGTTCGACAGCCTGTTCAACAGCACCATCACCGTTGCTACCGGCATTTTTCTGATTGTGCAGGGGGTCTTGATCTACAGTGCTATTCGTTACCGCAAACGGCGGGGTGACGAAGGAGATGGAGCACCGGACCACGGCAATGTGTTGCTGGAAATTGTCTGGACGGCAGTACCGGCTATTATCATCCTCTGGCTAGGGGTGGCCAGTTTGGATGTCTATCAGGCGATCAATAGCGGTGTCGATGCTGGCGGACATGCCCACTCTGGAATGGCGATGGCGATGGAAGAATCTTCCTACGAAGCGAAGGATCCCAGCTATGCCTATACACCTGTGGTGGTTTCCGGTGGAGAGGTGGGCCAGCCCGACTTGGTTGTGCAAGTCCAGGGGATGCAATACGCTTGGGTGTTTACCTATCCTGAATCGGGGTTGGTCGCCAGTGAATTGCACCTTCCCCTCAACAAGCGGGTTCGGCTGGATATGACAGCCCTGGATGTGAACCATGCCTTCTGGGTACCCCAGTTTCGCCTCAAGCAGGATGTCATTCCTGGACGGGAAACCCACCTGGAGTTTGTGCCAAGCAAATTGGGTGAGTATCCGATTGTCTGCGCCGAGTTGTGCGGCCCTTATCACGGGGTGATGGGCGGGCAACTGTTTGTGGATACTCCAGAAGCCTTTGCCAGTTGGCAGGAAGAACAAATTTTGGCCGCTCGTTCTGACGGCAGCACTCTGGCTCTAGCTCCAGAGGTTCAACCTGAGTCCGCCTTTGCCAAAGCACAACACCACCGGCTCGGGATCCCAGAGGATATCCACGTCCTGCACCGACAGTTCGGATCCCAGTCTTCTGGTTAG
- the ctaD gene encoding cytochrome c oxidase subunit I: protein MTQLQENPNLTSTPPAKMELPSEPWWRFFTFSTDHKVIGIQYLVTTFFFYLVGGALATAVRAELATPEADFLGFERYNGAFTVHATIMIFLWIVPALVGGFGNYLVPLMIGARDMAFPKLNAVAFWMIPPTGILLLVSLLVEAPAAGWTSYPPLSLISGKVGEELWILSILLGGTSSILAAVNFFVTILKMRMPGMKLEDMPLFCWAMLATSVLTLIATPVLAGALILLSFDLLAGTAFFNPSGGGDPVVYQHMFWFYSHPAVYIMILPVFGMISEILPVHARKPIFAYKAIAYSSLAICFLGLIVWAHHMFTSGTPDWMRVFFMIATMAIAVPTGIKVFSWLATLWGGKIRFTSAMLFGMGFVSMFVIGGLSGIILASVPLDIHVHDTYFVVAHLHYVLFGGSVFGIYAGLYHWFPKMTGRMLNEFWGRVHFLLTFVGFNMCFLPMHKLGLMGMPRRVAQYDPQFADLNWISSVGAFILAISTLPFLFNAIYSWVAGRKAGDNPWEALSLEWMTTSPPPHQNFYGEPILLTGPYDYGTHSKETLDYFAAQLQTLRELALMETEAPHS, encoded by the coding sequence ATGACCCAGCTACAAGAAAATCCAAACCTTACTTCCACGCCCCCAGCCAAGATGGAGTTGCCCTCTGAACCCTGGTGGCGTTTTTTTACCTTCTCCACCGACCATAAGGTGATTGGGATCCAATACTTGGTCACCACCTTCTTCTTCTACTTAGTGGGAGGAGCGTTAGCGACGGCAGTCCGAGCGGAACTGGCCACCCCTGAGGCGGACTTTCTGGGGTTTGAGCGCTACAACGGGGCATTTACCGTTCATGCCACGATCATGATCTTTTTATGGATCGTGCCTGCTTTGGTGGGGGGCTTCGGCAACTACCTGGTCCCCCTGATGATTGGGGCGCGGGACATGGCCTTTCCCAAGTTAAATGCCGTGGCCTTTTGGATGATTCCCCCCACAGGGATCCTGTTGCTGGTCAGTTTGCTGGTGGAGGCTCCGGCAGCAGGGTGGACTTCCTATCCTCCCTTGAGCTTGATCAGCGGCAAGGTGGGTGAAGAGCTGTGGATCCTGAGCATTTTGCTGGGAGGAACCTCTTCGATTTTGGCGGCGGTGAATTTCTTCGTCACCATCCTCAAAATGCGGATGCCGGGGATGAAGCTGGAAGATATGCCCCTTTTCTGTTGGGCGATGCTTGCCACTTCGGTGTTGACGCTCATCGCTACTCCCGTTTTGGCTGGGGCTTTGATCCTGCTCAGCTTTGACCTCCTGGCTGGAACAGCCTTTTTTAACCCCAGCGGCGGCGGGGATCCGGTGGTGTACCAGCACATGTTCTGGTTTTACTCCCATCCAGCGGTTTACATTATGATCCTGCCAGTTTTTGGCATGATCTCCGAGATTTTGCCGGTACACGCCCGCAAGCCGATTTTTGCCTACAAAGCGATTGCCTACTCCAGCTTGGCCATCTGTTTTTTGGGGTTAATCGTCTGGGCGCACCACATGTTCACCAGCGGTACCCCGGATTGGATGCGGGTATTTTTTATGATTGCTACCATGGCCATTGCCGTGCCGACGGGGATTAAGGTGTTTAGCTGGCTGGCTACCCTGTGGGGGGGCAAGATTCGCTTTACCTCCGCCATGTTGTTTGGCATGGGTTTCGTTTCCATGTTCGTGATTGGAGGCTTGAGTGGCATCATCCTTGCTTCGGTGCCTTTAGATATTCATGTCCACGACACCTACTTTGTGGTGGCTCACCTGCACTACGTGTTGTTTGGCGGCAGTGTCTTTGGAATTTATGCTGGCCTTTACCATTGGTTCCCGAAGATGACGGGGCGGATGCTGAACGAATTCTGGGGACGGGTGCATTTTCTGCTTACTTTTGTCGGCTTTAATATGTGCTTTTTGCCGATGCACAAGCTGGGCCTGATGGGCATGCCCCGTCGTGTCGCCCAGTATGATCCGCAATTTGCTGACCTGAACTGGATTAGCTCTGTGGGGGCCTTCATCTTGGCTATTTCCACTTTGCCCTTCCTGTTCAATGCCATTTACTCTTGGGTAGCGGGTCGCAAGGCTGGAGATAACCCCTGGGAAGCCCTGAGCCTGGAGTGGATGACCACCTCTCCCCCACCCCACCAAAACTTTTATGGAGAGCCAATTTTGCTCACCGGCCCCTATGACTATGGCACTCACAGCAAGGAAACCCTGGACTATTTCGCCGCTCAACTGCAAACACTGCGGGAACTGGCGCTGATGGAAACGGAAGCTCCCCACTCTTAG
- a CDS encoding cytochrome c oxidase subunit 3, which translates to MQGSLAPDTVLTEHIQANAAHADHPDHRVFGILVFLVAEACLFLGLFMAYLTYSLTAPVWPPEGTPERELLLPGINTLILISSSFVIHKAKPAIKANDVKGLRLWFALTALMGAIFLAGQIYEYSNLEFGLTTNLFASTFYVLTGFHGLHVAAGLLFILAVLWRSFQPGHYSAQHHFGVEAAELYWHFVDVVWIVLFILLYLL; encoded by the coding sequence ATGCAAGGATCCCTCGCCCCTGACACGGTGCTGACTGAACATATTCAGGCCAATGCTGCCCATGCTGATCACCCCGATCATCGTGTATTCGGTATCTTGGTGTTTTTGGTGGCAGAAGCCTGTCTGTTTTTGGGGCTGTTTATGGCCTACCTAACCTATAGCCTCACCGCCCCAGTTTGGCCTCCGGAAGGCACACCCGAGAGAGAATTGCTCTTGCCCGGCATCAACACTTTGATTTTGATCTCCAGCAGTTTCGTCATTCACAAGGCTAAGCCTGCCATCAAGGCCAATGATGTCAAAGGCCTGCGGCTGTGGTTTGCCCTTACAGCCCTAATGGGGGCGATTTTCTTGGCAGGGCAAATCTATGAGTACAGCAATCTGGAGTTTGGCCTAACCACGAACCTGTTTGCCAGCACCTTCTATGTCCTGACCGGGTTTCACGGTTTGCACGTGGCAGCAGGGCTGTTGTTTATTCTGGCGGTGCTGTGGCGCTCTTTTCAACCCGGCCACTACAGTGCTCAGCATCACTTTGGTGTGGAGGCTGCCGAGCTGTATTGGCACTTTGTCGATGTGGTTTGGATCGTGCTGTTTATTTTGCTCTACCTGCTTTAG